The following proteins are co-located in the Flectobacillus major DSM 103 genome:
- a CDS encoding DUF3667 domain-containing protein yields the protein MNNSIDNNDKILAENQQKVLLARVDGKYALDEFLNLIGYEKGFLFTVAELLLRPSKLIHHYLNTNRNACTKPVTFLILCSVVYSLITSSLKVDVFTEEQLNQQYRISGVSNVMLWVQDNYGYANILMLVFIAIWTKILFKKQSYNIYEIGVLLCFVIGECMLLFTIHPLFTKFVTNTIFDTILYGGILIYIAWSIGQFFGGGFKNYFKAIIAYLFGFLTFEIIAIIVGLAIDAMAKKL from the coding sequence ATGAATAACAGTATCGATAATAATGATAAAATATTGGCAGAAAATCAGCAAAAAGTATTATTGGCAAGAGTTGATGGGAAATATGCCCTCGATGAGTTCCTTAACCTAATTGGCTATGAAAAAGGTTTTTTATTTACTGTTGCCGAACTATTGCTGCGTCCTAGCAAACTAATCCATCATTATCTTAATACCAACAGAAACGCCTGTACCAAACCTGTAACTTTTTTGATTCTTTGTTCGGTAGTTTATAGTTTGATTACCAGTAGTTTGAAGGTAGACGTGTTTACCGAAGAACAACTTAATCAACAGTATAGAATTTCGGGTGTAAGTAATGTGATGCTGTGGGTACAAGACAATTATGGATATGCCAATATTTTGATGTTGGTATTTATTGCCATCTGGACCAAGATTTTGTTCAAAAAGCAATCGTACAATATCTATGAAATAGGGGTTCTGTTATGTTTTGTCATTGGCGAATGTATGTTGTTGTTTACGATACATCCTCTGTTTACAAAATTTGTCACCAATACCATTTTTGATACAATCTTATATGGCGGAATATTAATCTATATAGCTTGGTCTATTGGGCAGTTTTTTGGAGGAGGCTTCAAAAATTACTTCAAAGCAATTATTGCTTATTTGTTTGGGTTTCTCACATTTGAAATCATTGCCATAATAGTAGGGCTAGCGATTGACGCAATGGCTAAGAAGCTATAA
- a CDS encoding alpha/beta hydrolase: protein MKKTYLFLFYILTSLTINAQPNPIYSKSYGQSENPAIIFIHGGPRGNSTLFEGTTAEKLAEKGFYVIVYDRRGEGRSIDTRATFTFQEAINDLNHIYQKYNIKKANMIAHSFGGLVGTLFTEQNPEKVKSLILAGALFSQQETYDHILGTTKKIYSAQKDHLMLSEIAEIEKLPKNSAEYRQQCYEIASKNNYFKMPFPTKEANQLRDNYEQSAFGKNNIRNDNAPILFYQNESKNNIDTKPILKNLKKQVKLFAIYGQQDQIFSKKQLNDMRKIVKKQNFKVIDNCSHYPFVDQQTEFINTIAKWIK from the coding sequence ATGAAAAAAACATATTTATTCCTATTTTATATCTTAACATCGCTGACAATAAATGCACAGCCAAATCCCATTTACTCCAAATCGTATGGACAAAGCGAAAACCCTGCGATTATTTTTATTCATGGCGGCCCAAGAGGAAACTCAACACTTTTTGAAGGAACAACAGCCGAAAAGTTAGCAGAAAAAGGCTTTTATGTAATTGTTTATGACAGACGAGGCGAAGGCCGTTCTATAGACACAAGGGCAACTTTTACTTTCCAAGAAGCAATAAATGATTTGAATCATATTTACCAAAAATACAACATCAAAAAAGCAAATATGATAGCTCATAGTTTTGGCGGTTTAGTTGGAACACTTTTTACAGAACAAAATCCTGAAAAGGTAAAATCTTTGATACTTGCAGGTGCTTTGTTTTCCCAACAAGAAACGTATGACCATATCTTGGGAACGACGAAAAAAATCTATTCGGCACAAAAAGACCATTTGATGCTTTCTGAAATTGCAGAAATTGAAAAGCTTCCAAAAAATTCTGCTGAGTATCGACAACAATGTTATGAAATTGCGAGTAAAAATAATTATTTCAAAATGCCATTTCCAACAAAGGAAGCAAATCAACTTCGAGACAATTATGAGCAAAGTGCTTTTGGAAAAAATAATATCCGAAATGACAACGCACCCATTTTATTCTACCAAAACGAAAGCAAAAATAATATTGACACAAAACCAATTTTAAAAAACCTTAAAAAACAAGTCAAATTATTTGCTATCTATGGGCAACAAGACCAAATTTTTTCAAAAAAGCAATTAAATGATATGAGGAAAATAGTCAAGAAACAGAATTTTAAAGTTATTGACAACTGTTCACATTATCCATTTGTTGACCAGCAAACAGAGTTTATAAACACCATTGCAAAGTGGATAAAATAG
- a CDS encoding SRPBCC family protein, with product MDNKITVTAIINADTKKVWDYYTNPSHIVNWNFADPSWHCPKAENDMKVGGTYKARMEAKDKSFGFDFEAVYSKIVEGKEFTYEFGGRTATVEFKSLGSQTELIVSFDPENQNPIEMQKGGWQSILNNFKTYTENESIA from the coding sequence ATGGACAACAAAATCACGGTAACTGCAATCATAAATGCAGACACAAAAAAAGTTTGGGATTATTACACCAATCCATCACACATTGTAAATTGGAATTTTGCTGACCCAAGTTGGCACTGTCCCAAAGCTGAAAACGATATGAAAGTTGGAGGAACTTATAAAGCAAGAATGGAAGCCAAAGATAAAAGTTTTGGGTTTGACTTTGAAGCAGTGTATTCCAAAATCGTTGAAGGCAAGGAATTTACTTATGAATTTGGTGGACGAACAGCTACTGTTGAGTTTAAAAGTTTGGGAAGTCAAACAGAACTTATTGTGAGTTTTGACCCTGAAAATCAAAATCCAATTGAAATGCAAAAAGGTGGTTGGCAATCAATATTAAACAATTTTAAAACATATACAGAAAATGAAAGTATCGCTTAA